In Crinalium epipsammum PCC 9333, the following are encoded in one genomic region:
- a CDS encoding DUF7734 family protein, translated as MSNSVGRRLEQYTLKHPQEVLIVTAEIAGEEDRIAIFKGYSSSLMQATAFDPDVPVLPDDAKILCIDIVRSPYNPESPVYIQQGLTWETIQHLL; from the coding sequence ATGAGCAATTCTGTTGGGCGACGTTTAGAACAATATACACTCAAACATCCACAAGAAGTTTTAATTGTAACGGCTGAAATTGCTGGTGAAGAAGACCGAATTGCAATTTTTAAAGGCTATTCTAGTTCTTTAATGCAAGCAACAGCTTTTGATCCTGATGTGCCAGTGTTGCCGGATGATGCCAAGATTTTATGTATAGATATAGTAAGAAGCCCATACAATCCTGAATCTCCTGTATATATACAACAAGGATTAACTTGGGAAACAATTCAACATTTGTTATAA
- a CDS encoding DUF3177 family protein: MQNESWLRSLAWTDYRLAILFTVIIPLILLIWAFVQKSTGIQRLLMIYWRVSSLLLITLYLMIASWPIAFLSSLLARILIPISLWFWVDINEEIDDMQPRPLKLAVQAWRWAITTYCILGSLAIIPFLPCAFSQGLIKTTYCQVWLEAPWLYKAFFHANSRPDFLGGLGIFALIIYVFLLSYFVLVRLGKQGRSALQQ; encoded by the coding sequence ATGCAAAATGAATCGTGGTTGAGATCGTTAGCCTGGACTGACTATCGGTTGGCAATTTTATTTACTGTTATTATCCCCCTGATATTGCTAATTTGGGCTTTTGTCCAAAAATCCACAGGCATTCAGAGGTTATTAATGATTTACTGGCGCGTTTCCAGTTTGCTTTTGATTACTCTTTACCTAATGATTGCTTCTTGGCCCATTGCATTTTTGTCTTCTTTATTAGCGCGTATCCTTATACCTATATCCTTATGGTTTTGGGTAGATATCAATGAAGAAATAGATGATATGCAGCCACGTCCTCTCAAGTTAGCAGTGCAAGCTTGGCGTTGGGCTATTACGACTTACTGCATTTTGGGAAGTCTCGCAATCATTCCTTTTTTACCTTGTGCTTTTTCCCAAGGGCTGATAAAAACTACTTACTGTCAAGTATGGTTAGAAGCACCTTGGCTATATAAAGCTTTTTTCCATGCCAATTCTAGACCAGATTTCTTAGGTGGGTTGGGAATTTTTGCATTAATAATTTATGTGTTTTTGTTAAGTTATTTTGTGCTGGTTCGTTTAGGAAAACAAGGACGTTCAGCACTGCAACAGTAG
- a CDS encoding response regulator transcription factor, with the protein MAAQLLLVDDEPGLREAVQAYLEDSGFNVQVASNAREAWDFLQKNPPDLVISDVMMPQVNGYQFLQELREDARFKALPVVFLTARGMKSDRIQGYQAGCDAYLPKPFDPDELVAIVENLLERRAATTQAAGTTTDLEDIARQIAEIRGMLQHGSGITQTPSPIRIDLTPREQSVLDLVAQGLMNKEIARRLETSVRNVEKYVSRLFSKTGTNSRTELVRYALEHGLTK; encoded by the coding sequence ATGGCAGCACAACTGTTACTGGTAGATGATGAACCTGGATTACGCGAAGCTGTACAAGCTTATTTAGAAGATAGTGGTTTTAATGTACAGGTAGCCAGTAACGCCCGTGAAGCATGGGATTTTTTGCAGAAAAATCCTCCTGATTTAGTCATTAGTGACGTGATGATGCCGCAGGTAAATGGCTATCAGTTTCTTCAAGAACTGCGGGAAGACGCTCGTTTTAAGGCTTTGCCTGTAGTATTTTTAACTGCTAGAGGGATGAAGTCTGACCGTATTCAAGGCTATCAAGCTGGTTGCGATGCTTATCTCCCTAAACCCTTTGATCCAGATGAGTTGGTGGCAATTGTAGAAAACTTACTAGAACGTCGTGCAGCTACAACTCAAGCAGCAGGTACTACTACAGATTTAGAGGACATTGCTCGGCAAATAGCGGAAATTAGGGGTATGCTACAACACGGTAGCGGTATCACTCAAACACCTTCGCCTATCCGCATTGATTTAACACCTAGAGAGCAAAGTGTCTTAGATTTGGTGGCGCAAGGATTGATGAATAAGGAAATTGCTCGGCGTTTGGAAACCAGTGTTCGCAATGTGGAGAAGTACGTTAGTCGTTTATTTAGTAAGACGGGAACTAATAGCCGTACTGAGTTAGTGCGTTATGCACTGGAACATGGTTTAACGAAGTGA
- a CDS encoding FIST signal transduction protein: MANQIKWSNALSTRASLEAAVAEVVDRAQSSLGIGADLGLVFISSAYASEYPRLMPLLQEKLQLPALIGCGGGGIIGIDSQGEAQEVEGETALSLTLMHLPGVEVSTFHISADSLPDMDSPPDAWVELIDVPQQQAPQFILLSDAFGSKINDLLEGLDFAYPGSVKVGGLASSGAAGMGSGLFCNYKLYREGTVGVALTGNIAIETIVAQGCRPIGRTYQVTKGDRNIILELVEDDSGDIAIGNKPSQTSLEALRDVIENLSEADRELAQHSLFIGLAQNAFKQQLGHGDFLIRNLLGVDPRVGAVAIGDRVRTGQRIQFHLRDAETSAEDLEFLLQRYQQDLAENSTTAGALMFSCLGRGEGLYGQPNFDSRLFRRYLKDIPIGGFFCNGEIGPVGSTTFLHGYTSVFGICRQIES; encoded by the coding sequence ATGGCTAACCAAATTAAGTGGTCAAACGCCTTATCAACTCGTGCTTCTTTGGAAGCAGCAGTCGCGGAAGTAGTAGACCGCGCACAGAGTTCTTTAGGGATAGGTGCGGATTTGGGGCTGGTGTTTATTTCGTCAGCGTATGCGAGTGAATATCCTCGATTAATGCCTTTATTGCAAGAAAAATTGCAATTACCAGCCTTAATTGGCTGTGGTGGAGGCGGGATTATTGGGATCGATTCTCAAGGGGAAGCGCAGGAAGTTGAGGGAGAAACTGCTTTAAGTTTGACGCTAATGCACTTGCCAGGAGTGGAAGTTAGTACTTTTCATATTTCTGCTGACTCATTACCTGATATGGATAGTCCGCCGGATGCTTGGGTGGAATTAATTGATGTGCCACAACAACAAGCACCTCAGTTCATTTTATTGTCTGATGCGTTTGGCTCGAAAATTAATGATTTACTGGAAGGATTAGATTTTGCTTATCCTGGGTCTGTAAAAGTAGGTGGATTGGCAAGTAGTGGTGCGGCTGGTATGGGGAGCGGGTTGTTTTGCAACTATAAGCTGTATCGAGAGGGTACAGTTGGGGTTGCTTTGACAGGCAATATTGCTATTGAAACAATTGTTGCTCAAGGTTGCCGTCCTATCGGTCGGACGTATCAAGTTACTAAAGGCGATCGCAATATTATTTTAGAATTAGTTGAGGATGATAGCGGCGATATTGCTATAGGTAATAAGCCGTCTCAAACTTCGCTGGAAGCGTTGCGGGATGTGATCGAAAACTTGAGCGAGGCAGATAGAGAATTAGCACAGCACTCGTTATTTATTGGGTTAGCACAGAATGCTTTTAAGCAACAGTTGGGGCATGGAGATTTTCTAATTCGGAATTTGCTAGGGGTAGATCCTAGAGTAGGGGCGGTTGCTATTGGCGATCGCGTTCGTACTGGTCAACGCATCCAATTTCACTTACGCGATGCTGAAACTTCAGCAGAAGATTTAGAGTTTTTACTTCAGCGTTATCAACAAGATTTAGCTGAGAATTCAACCACTGCGGGTGCTTTGATGTTTTCTTGTTTGGGTAGGGGAGAAGGACTTTATGGACAACCTAATTTTGATTCGCGGTTGTTCCGCCGTTATTTAAAAGATATTCCTATAGGGGGATTCTTTTGTAATGGTGAGATCGGTCCTGTTGGTAGTACTACTTTCCTACACGGTTATACTTCTGTGTTTGGAATTTGCCGTCAAATTGAAAGTTGA
- a CDS encoding TldD/PmbA family protein gives MPTLLNYTDLLSDLVARYRNRVDYLAIRLEEAEGTDILLRGEKVESLSEGLSIGGQVRACYKGGWGFASFNQLDTLAERIEEAIAASLLVGDEETLLAPVEAVQAVCALPLTGTDPREISLTQKKELCDRYNQILRTTDPKITTTSVRYSDSAQRIIIATSDGTLIQQSWVDMEMRFAATARNGETVQTGRETSGSRKAFEDLTNLDEQVRSAALRAVDALSLPPVKGNTYTVVIDPILSGLFVHEAFGHLSEADMAYENPDILEVMSMGRRFGPAELQIFDGAAPEGHRGSYLYDDEGTPATTTQLIKDGVLVGRLHSRETAGKLGETATGNARCLNYHYPPIVRMTNTWIERGNTPVADLFTGIKNGVYARNWLGGMTNGEMFTFTAGEAWMIRNGKLAEQVRDVTLSGNVFKTLADIEAIGDDFYWDESGGCGKGGQSGLPVGCGGPSLRIKNVVVGGEAAI, from the coding sequence ATGCCAACTTTACTTAATTATACTGATTTGCTTTCTGACTTAGTTGCGCGTTATCGCAACCGTGTTGATTATTTAGCAATTCGGTTAGAAGAAGCTGAAGGAACTGACATTTTATTAAGAGGCGAGAAAGTAGAAAGCTTGAGTGAAGGTCTTTCTATTGGTGGGCAAGTGCGAGCTTGTTATAAAGGAGGTTGGGGGTTCGCTAGTTTTAATCAATTAGATACTTTAGCAGAAAGAATTGAGGAAGCGATCGCAGCTTCTTTGTTAGTTGGTGACGAAGAAACGCTGTTAGCACCAGTGGAAGCAGTGCAAGCTGTCTGTGCTTTACCTCTGACTGGTACTGATCCTCGCGAAATTTCTTTGACTCAGAAAAAAGAATTGTGCGATCGCTACAATCAAATTCTCCGTACTACTGACCCCAAAATTACTACAACTTCTGTACGTTATAGCGACAGCGCCCAAAGAATTATCATTGCCACCTCTGATGGCACACTTATTCAGCAAAGTTGGGTGGACATGGAAATGCGCTTTGCTGCAACTGCCCGCAACGGAGAAACAGTGCAAACAGGTCGAGAAACTAGCGGTTCGCGTAAAGCTTTTGAAGATTTAACTAACCTTGATGAGCAAGTACGCAGTGCTGCCCTACGTGCTGTAGATGCTTTATCTCTGCCTCCTGTCAAAGGCAACACCTATACAGTAGTTATTGATCCAATTTTGTCAGGTTTGTTTGTCCATGAAGCTTTTGGGCATCTTTCCGAGGCAGATATGGCATACGAAAATCCTGACATCCTCGAAGTTATGAGTATGGGGCGGCGATTTGGTCCAGCAGAATTGCAAATATTTGATGGTGCAGCACCAGAGGGACATCGTGGTAGTTACTTATACGACGATGAAGGAACACCTGCAACTACCACCCAACTGATTAAAGATGGCGTATTAGTAGGACGCTTGCACTCCCGCGAAACTGCTGGCAAACTTGGTGAAACAGCCACCGGAAATGCTCGCTGTCTTAACTATCATTATCCCCCCATTGTGCGGATGACTAATACTTGGATTGAGCGAGGTAATACTCCCGTCGCAGATTTATTTACAGGAATTAAAAATGGTGTTTATGCCCGTAATTGGTTAGGCGGGATGACCAACGGAGAAATGTTTACCTTTACGGCTGGTGAAGCTTGGATGATCCGCAATGGTAAACTTGCCGAACAAGTGAGAGATGTCACCCTTTCTGGTAACGTCTTCAAAACATTAGCAGATATAGAAGCTATTGGGGATGACTTTTATTGGGATGAATCTGGCGGCTGTGGTAAGGGTGGTCAGAGTGGTTTACCTGTAGGATGTGGTGGTCCCAGTTTGCGGATAAAAAATGTTGTAGTTGGTGGAGAAGCAGCGATTTAG
- a CDS encoding sensor histidine kinase has translation MQPEEPHLNSAVKSVADRSDSENQGSVARSKNNWITRSLNFKSIRHKIGLGYALAIGVAILGTTAGQIIGTYYQEQAHDQYKQARDEEHLLTELKTAVLEARSHQQQFIPLIQNAQSFKDEHAHFLRHTQEVKKLFDEVKSYVKENSKTDPDIERVEEWLRTYNGTVAAYFQEIEALINRIDPANLRSPDVPAAQQSLLKFTNGNVALKFDGLSDDLTALIEAAHEEEEEAQENLDEAEALHIKITALSLLFSVITAAALALYTSRAIARPLEAVTQVAQKVTDKADFQLQAPVTTKDEVGVLAKSFNKLINRVADYTKELEIARQTLEKRVEERTEELWQKTEQLESAHDHLQQLNTDLVSQAQELEITLENLRQTQSQLIQTEKMSSLGQMVAGVAHEINNPVNFIHGNIAHVTNYVQDLLGLIDLYLQQYPNTSPEIADEIAAIDLEFIIEDLPKTLNSMNMGTERISQIVLSLRNFSRLDETGMKQADIHAGIDSTLLILNHKLKQGVHVSKEYGNLPKVECYPAQLNQVFMNIINNAIDALMAQTDSSRKEIVIQTQVVESNLEADSGCYAVVSIKDNGAGMPSEVRRKIFNPFFTTKPVGQGTGLGLAISYQIIEKHNGKIEVISEPGEGTEFTISLPISK, from the coding sequence ATGCAGCCTGAAGAACCTCATCTAAATTCAGCAGTTAAATCAGTAGCCGATCGCTCTGACTCCGAAAACCAAGGGAGTGTAGCACGCTCTAAAAATAACTGGATCACGCGATCGCTTAATTTTAAGAGTATTAGACACAAGATTGGCTTAGGATATGCTCTCGCAATTGGTGTGGCTATTTTGGGAACAACTGCGGGGCAGATAATTGGAACATACTATCAAGAGCAGGCTCACGATCAATACAAGCAAGCTCGTGACGAAGAACATTTATTAACTGAATTAAAAACTGCGGTACTAGAGGCACGTTCTCATCAGCAACAGTTTATTCCTCTAATTCAGAATGCTCAAAGCTTTAAAGATGAACACGCCCACTTTCTTAGGCATACTCAAGAGGTTAAGAAGCTTTTTGATGAGGTGAAATCTTATGTAAAAGAAAATTCAAAAACTGATCCTGATATTGAGCGTGTAGAGGAATGGTTGCGTACATATAATGGTACAGTAGCAGCTTATTTCCAAGAAATAGAAGCTTTAATCAACCGAATCGATCCAGCTAATTTGCGATCGCCAGACGTACCAGCAGCACAGCAATCACTTTTAAAATTTACTAATGGTAATGTAGCATTAAAGTTTGATGGTTTGTCAGATGATTTAACAGCACTAATTGAAGCGGCTCACGAGGAAGAGGAAGAGGCACAAGAAAATTTAGACGAAGCAGAGGCGCTGCACATCAAGATAACTGCCTTGAGTTTGTTATTTTCTGTAATTACTGCTGCGGCTTTAGCACTATATACCAGTAGAGCGATCGCACGTCCTTTAGAAGCAGTTACTCAAGTAGCTCAAAAAGTTACCGATAAAGCTGATTTTCAACTGCAAGCCCCAGTGACGACTAAAGATGAAGTAGGGGTATTAGCAAAATCTTTTAACAAACTTATTAATAGAGTTGCTGATTATACTAAAGAACTAGAAATAGCTCGTCAGACTTTAGAAAAAAGAGTAGAAGAAAGAACAGAGGAACTGTGGCAAAAAACTGAACAATTAGAATCAGCCCACGATCATCTGCAACAGTTAAATACAGATTTAGTATCTCAAGCACAAGAGTTAGAAATTACCCTAGAAAATCTTCGCCAAACCCAATCACAGCTAATTCAAACAGAAAAAATGTCTAGCTTGGGTCAAATGGTAGCAGGGGTAGCCCATGAAATTAATAATCCAGTCAACTTTATTCATGGCAATATTGCCCACGTTACTAATTATGTTCAGGATTTATTAGGTTTAATAGACCTCTATTTACAACAATATCCCAACACTTCCCCAGAAATTGCTGACGAAATAGCAGCTATTGATCTTGAATTTATTATTGAAGATTTACCCAAAACTCTTAATTCGATGAACATGGGTACTGAGCGTATCAGTCAAATTGTCCTGTCATTGCGGAATTTTTCTCGCTTAGATGAAACAGGAATGAAACAAGCTGATATTCACGCAGGAATTGATAGTACTTTGTTAATCCTAAATCACAAGCTCAAGCAGGGAGTTCATGTGAGCAAGGAATATGGGAATTTGCCAAAAGTTGAGTGTTACCCAGCGCAACTAAATCAAGTATTTATGAATATTATTAATAATGCTATTGATGCACTGATGGCACAAACAGATTCTTCCAGGAAAGAAATTGTAATTCAAACACAAGTAGTTGAATCTAATCTAGAAGCTGATTCGGGATGCTATGCAGTAGTAAGTATTAAAGATAATGGCGCTGGGATGCCCTCAGAGGTTAGAAGGAAGATATTTAATCCTTTTTTTACAACTAAGCCAGTCGGTCAAGGTACAGGGTTAGGGTTAGCAATTAGCTATCAAATTATCGAAAAACACAACGGTAAAATTGAGGTAATATCTGAGCCTGGGGAGGGAACAGAATTTACTATTTCATTACCTATTTCCAAATAA
- a CDS encoding AMP-binding protein has product MSKQLSLEELINCGLDKNLAATMLPQLNQWLSSTPGTECWQIIIQKFLKPDYPFALHKLLYETIFSDWDTTQGIAAAWFPSDEQIQSTNIAALMQQLQINSYRKLHHWSVQNRAQFWELMVEKINICFREKYTKIINSSEDVESAQWLVGAIFNIVESCFQAPKDAIAIAFQPEGGSLSFWTYGELNIFTNRVANGLIEAGFKIGDRIAIAMPMTAESVAIYLGIIKAGCTVVSIADSFAANEIAARIRISNAKAIFTQDYILRAGKKLPLYTKIGEANAPKAIVISLDNSSGLQLRQGDLTWDDFLSYKEYFDPIPCNPLDYINILFSSGTTGDPKAIPWTQTTAIKCAVDGYLHQDIHPGDVVAWSTNLGWMMGPWLIFASLINRATIALYYGIPTEREFGQFVQNARVNILGLVPSLVNIWKTTNCMQGLDWSAIKAFSSTGECSNPQDMLFLMSLAGYKPIIEYCGGTEIGGAYITGTVVQPCAPSTFTTPALGLDLVILDEDGQVAEQGEAFIIPPSIGLSTELLNKDHHQVYFADTPSVPATSSPLRRHGDQIERLPNGYYRAQGRVDDTMNLGGIKVSSTEIERILNTVEGISETAAIAISPLDGGPSQLVIYAVVFAMLTQQPEELKSKLQKAIAQSLNPLFKIRGLVIVESLPRTASNKVMRRVLRQDYISDRGRV; this is encoded by the coding sequence ATGAGTAAGCAACTTTCCCTGGAAGAGTTAATTAATTGCGGTTTAGATAAAAATTTAGCTGCTACTATGCTACCGCAGCTTAATCAATGGCTATCTTCTACACCTGGTACTGAATGCTGGCAAATTATTATTCAAAAATTTCTTAAACCTGATTACCCTTTTGCACTACATAAACTTTTGTACGAAACCATTTTTTCGGATTGGGATACAACTCAGGGAATAGCGGCAGCTTGGTTTCCTAGTGATGAGCAAATTCAATCTACTAATATTGCTGCTTTAATGCAACAGTTGCAAATTAATTCATATCGAAAACTGCATCATTGGTCAGTACAAAATCGCGCCCAGTTCTGGGAATTAATGGTTGAAAAAATAAATATATGCTTTAGGGAAAAATATACAAAAATTATTAATAGTTCAGAAGATGTAGAGTCAGCCCAATGGCTTGTTGGTGCTATTTTTAATATTGTTGAAAGTTGTTTTCAAGCACCGAAAGATGCGATCGCGATCGCATTTCAACCCGAAGGTGGTTCGCTATCTTTTTGGACTTATGGCGAACTCAATATTTTTACTAATCGAGTTGCGAATGGTTTAATAGAGGCAGGCTTTAAAATAGGCGATCGCATCGCTATTGCTATGCCGATGACGGCTGAATCTGTCGCTATTTATCTAGGTATTATCAAAGCAGGTTGTACAGTTGTTTCTATTGCTGATAGTTTTGCTGCTAATGAAATTGCTGCACGTATACGCATATCTAATGCTAAGGCAATTTTTACTCAAGACTATATATTAAGGGCTGGTAAAAAGTTACCTCTTTATACAAAAATTGGTGAAGCTAATGCCCCTAAAGCAATTGTAATATCTCTTGATAATTCTTCTGGGTTGCAATTGCGTCAGGGAGATTTAACTTGGGATGATTTTCTTAGTTATAAGGAATACTTCGATCCTATTCCATGCAATCCCTTAGATTACATTAACATTTTATTTTCTTCTGGAACAACAGGAGATCCCAAAGCAATTCCTTGGACACAAACGACTGCGATTAAATGTGCAGTTGATGGATATTTACATCAAGATATTCACCCTGGAGATGTTGTTGCGTGGTCAACTAATTTAGGATGGATGATGGGACCTTGGTTAATATTTGCTAGTTTAATCAATCGAGCTACAATTGCTCTCTATTACGGAATACCTACGGAAAGAGAATTTGGTCAGTTTGTGCAAAATGCGCGTGTCAATATATTAGGTTTAGTTCCGAGTTTGGTGAATATTTGGAAAACTACTAATTGTATGCAGGGTTTAGATTGGAGTGCTATAAAAGCTTTCAGTTCTACAGGTGAATGCTCCAATCCACAGGATATGCTTTTTTTAATGTCTTTAGCTGGATATAAACCAATTATTGAATATTGCGGTGGTACAGAAATTGGTGGAGCATATATTACTGGTACAGTTGTACAACCATGCGCTCCTTCAACTTTTACTACACCTGCGCTAGGGTTAGATTTAGTTATTCTAGATGAGGATGGTCAAGTTGCTGAACAAGGGGAAGCTTTTATTATTCCTCCTAGTATCGGACTGTCTACGGAGTTATTAAATAAAGATCACCATCAAGTTTATTTCGCTGATACTCCTAGTGTCCCCGCTACCTCATCTCCTTTGCGTCGTCACGGCGATCAAATAGAAAGATTACCTAACGGCTATTATCGCGCTCAGGGTCGAGTTGATGACACAATGAATTTAGGCGGAATTAAGGTTAGTTCGACTGAAATTGAGCGAATTTTGAATACAGTTGAGGGAATTAGCGAAACTGCCGCGATCGCAATTTCTCCTCTAGACGGAGGGCCTAGTCAGTTGGTAATATATGCTGTAGTATTTGCAATGCTGACTCAGCAACCAGAAGAATTAAAGAGTAAATTGCAAAAAGCGATCGCGCAAAGTCTTAATCCTCTATTTAAAATACGCGGTCTTGTGATTGTTGAAAGTTTACCGCGTACTGCTTCCAACAAAGTCATGCGGCGCGTATTACGTCAAGATTATATTAGTGATCGCGGGCGGGTTTAA
- a CDS encoding Calvin cycle protein CP12 codes for MSNTDIQQKIEQEREQARQACDVNGANSGECAAAWDAVEELQAEASHQRTTKPKNSLEKFCDDNPEAAECRLYED; via the coding sequence ATGAGCAACACTGACATTCAACAAAAAATCGAACAAGAGCGCGAACAAGCACGTCAAGCCTGCGATGTCAACGGAGCAAACTCTGGCGAGTGTGCTGCCGCTTGGGATGCAGTTGAAGAATTACAAGCAGAAGCATCACATCAGCGCACCACTAAGCCAAAAAACTCCCTTGAAAAGTTTTGCGACGATAATCCTGAAGCAGCCGAGTGTCGGCTTTATGAGGATTAA